GCGAAAAGAAATTGACACTTTTGAGCCGCTCATTCGGGTTTATGTAAAGCCCGTTGTTGGATCAATTGAGATGCCGGATAATGCTCACTCGCTAAACCCTCAGGACGTCCCTAACCAAGGGGAACAGTCATTGTCGGTACAGACTCTCTCAGTTGAGGGTGCTAACCCGTCGGGCAGAGAATTAAACGAAGACCAGTTTACAGCACTGATAGGGTCGTCTTCTTCCGAAATGGGGAATGTTCAGCGTGCAATCGCATCCGCTATCGATGTACATGACCTTGAAATGGGAAAAGGACAACCGGCACCACAAACGGATGACCGATCTACCACCCTTGCTCTCGCAGCCTCACGCCAATCCATTCCTGCCTCTGGCGGTCAATCAGTCACCTCTAATTCCTCCGCCACGGGACGGCTGCAACGTGTTTACCCTGCACCACCTCCccgttcttctcctccacctAATATGTACACAGCCTCTACTACTCCTCTCCCGGGttctcatccttcttcgCCTCATATGCCGTTCCCACGGACAAATTTATCATCCAAACAAAATAATGAATCCGACCCGTCAGATGACGCCCATGTCGGCGTATTAATCCGAGAGCGGGATGAGTATATCAAATTTCGATACTCTACGTACTTAGAAGCAGGCCATGTAGTTAGCCCGGCCTGCGAAGCCTTCATGTGGCAGTGGTTGCACCGACAGGTTGACAGTCATGTTTTGCCTACTACCATAACAGCCGAATACCTTTCATCTATTGGGATCAAGGGTGACCCTAGACGAACTGACTTGGGACCATGGATAGATTCCAAGAAGGACATTTGGTCCCCTGTTGAGTGCCTTCTTCGAGCTGGCATCAAGCCCAATGAGATCCCTCAACAACATTTGCCTCACTCTTTACTCCACCTCAAACTCCTTTTAGATAACTATCTCGAATATCAATCGGGGATAGGGGGATTAGCGCCTGTTGGCGAGCGAATCGACGGTGATAAGCTGGAAGAGGAATTGGATCTTCTATTCGATAAAGACGGGGGTGACTCTTTGGAAACTATCCTTCTCAGCCCTTCAGAGGTtgaaaagaggaaagaagaataCAAAAAAATGGGAATATTTGGGGATGAGAGGGATATGGATACTTGGCGAGGTGATCACATCATGAGACCGGCGCAAGCGGCAAACCTCGAaaaaggagatgaggaagagcagTTCACAGACGAAGATTACTTTGGCCCCAtcccctccccctccctctccccctCGACGTCGCCTCGATTATATCATGCCGGACATGAAACAGAAGATCGGCACCCTGTTGTTCATCAAGATATTGAACGAATCAGGTCAGCCGCGATACGTAAGAGCAAAGACGAACTTGAAGTACTGTTAAAATCCCTAGGGGAAGGCGAAGACCTGGACGCAGAGGCAGAGAGGTATGAGGCGTTGCTGGGGGGTATTGTGTACAACGAGGCCGATGTAGGTCTAGGGTtcgatgatgaggacgagcacgatgaagagaatgatgaggaaaagaagatgaggaagaggaaggggaaagaCGTATCTAATACGACGAACAAGAGAAAAAAGGTAGATAAGGAAAAGGGTAGGAAGGGTAAGAAGCCCAATACAGCTTGAGCTAGAAGCTTGCTTAATCAATTGGAAGTAGAGCAGAGCGCTAAATTTAGAGATCGGAAACTAGCGTAGAATTGATTGTTGTACCAATTGTTTGGAGAACAAGCATGATGCATGTTAGGATAAAGCAGACACGAAAGTCACTCTGACCGCATACAACTCTTGGTATTTGGAACCATGATCTATGACAAGGCCTCGTTTTTAAGACTCGTTCATGCTAACACCCACCTATAGGTTACTGAGAATGACCTGGGATGATCCGCTGATATGTTCGTTCTCGTCGTCAACATCTCGTCAGCCATCAAAGGGATAAAATGAATGTTAGTATGGCAGCAATCTTTTGAGAAATGTCAACTGGGTAAGGTAAAAGGGCGAGTTATGACGTGCTGTCAGCATATATCTTCCAGTTCTCTGTTAGTCAATGTCTCATAATCATATCCGCACGTGCACATCACATCCACACTTCCGTAAAGTCTGATCCATCCATCTGCCAAATACCAGAGTGCCTCAATGCGCTTGCTGTGTTTGTTTGAGTGTGCTGTGTAACATATGTCTCATGACCGAGGAGAATGAAAAAAGAGACGAGAGCTGCAAAAAATCCCTAGCATAGGAATAATCCCAACATTTACTCCTCGTCagcctcctcctcttcctcttcctcctcctcctcctcttcctcctcctctcgCTCGGCCTCAAGAACGGCAGTGGCGATTCGGTCGAGGTCTCGCCTACACAAGTCGTCAGCCTAACGTGCTTACAACATATTGCTTGATATAAAGTGGGCGCACATTCCATCCTGGCTGATCTTCCTGCCTCCGTCAGGGGCGGCCTCAAGCACACCAATCTTCTCAAGAGACTGGACAACGGTCCTCTGGACACCGGTGGAGGAGTCACGGTGGTGAGAAGGTCGCGTGCCTCGTCGGTTCTTGGTACCGTGGAGCTTGGCAAGGGCACCGACACCGACGTGCTTCCTGAGGTAGATGTGTCGGGCGACGGCAGCTAAAGTAACTTGTATATCAGTACTGACCCCATGATTCCTCCAAGTCCTATCGGTCTAAACTCACCGGCCCTCACGTAGAACCAGTCGGGGTCATAGGGAGCCAACTCCTTTTGGGGACCGGTCTTAACAATGTCGACCCATGTGGGGATCTCGAGCTTGCCGGATCGCTTAAGGTGGGAAGAGTAGGCTTTGATGAAGGCCTCAGCACTGAACGTTAAATATTGATAGTACGATAATTCGAAGAAGGTTGGTAAGGCGAGGAGAGCAGTATGTCAGCGTTGTCCTTGAATTCTTCCGAGCGTTATCAccccttccttcctcatGCTTGCTAAAGTTCTACTCCATCCTCCTTAACCGTTCATAATTCCCCTTTCCATTCCCATTCCACCCAATATCCACCTCATGCACTCTGATGCCGTTGGATAGTTGGACAATGTACTCACCTGATGTCGCGAACACCCGGCATTTTTGATTGATGGATAGAGTAAAAGAACTTTTTGGCAAAGCTGCTCGAATTGAAGAAAATCGCACCCACACACACCGAACCTGCCGCGACGAGAGAACCGCAATCGGGGCTTCGGCGTTATGATGTACGTTGGGGCGAGGTTGCACACGCGTGGCGCATATTTGGCGGAAGTAGAAGTGGAGGAATGTCGGTGATAAGGGCCAGTAAAAGGGCCGACAATTTCGGCTCATACCCAAATACATGTTGACGTAATACTTTGTATATTTGCTTCCGGTAAGAAGCCGTGGGAATTGAAGTGGAGCGGATGTCCCCGTcggtggaggtggaagaTTTCTTTGCCTCTTCGTTGCTCGTCAGTGTTGACAACGAAGTTGTCCATATAACGTATAACAAAAAATGTAGGCTCTACAAACCAATGACTTAAACTGACATGTATCAGGTCACGTCTCATATTTCTAAATCTCTCCTCGACTCTCAACCCGGAGTCCTTTCGGAAAACCCTCCTCTCCCCTCCTACTCTCAAATCAACGACCATCACCGATACCAAGCTTGTTCCAAAGAGACGATTCGCTTTTGTTGGTTACAAAGACGCAGAAGAAGCCCAGAAAGTGAAGGAATGGTTTGATGGAACGTATGCTTTTGGTGGTGGAAAAGTCAAGGTGGATTTTGTAAAGGATGAGCCACTCAAGACTGGAGACAAGCTGAACAGAGGCGAGAAGAACAAGGAGAAGCGTCCAAAGGAGGGTAAGGATAACATTCAAGAGAGGCAGGAGCCAAGTAAGAGGCTTCAGGAGTTTATGAGTGTTATGAAGGGAGTTGATCCAGCAATGGCTCCGCCTGAAGCGTCTACCTCTACGGCCGAAGGGacaaagaaggagaagagtgtaaaaggaaaggagaagTCTGAAGAGCCAGAGGAGCCGGAAGCAGACGATGACGATGCCGCATGGCTTCGACGACGTCAAGCAGCCCTTGAAGGCGAGCCATCTGTAAGTTAcaattattattattttaCATCCTTATAATAACTTGACGATCAAAAATCAGGCACCTCAACTATCCGCAGACGAACAActcatcctctccaccaGCCGTCTTTTCGTACGAAATCTTGCATTTATCACAACCTCCGAATCCCTGTCAACTCATTTCTCGACTTATGGACGTATAGACGAGTGCCACCTGCCAGTTTCTCAAACGACTGGTGAACCGCTCGGTACAGCTTTCCTTCAGTTCCACAACGCCGAAGACGCACTTTCTGCGTATAAAGCTTTGGATAAGACGACTTTTCAAGGTAGGCTGTTGCATGTCTTGCCTGGAAGAGCGAAGCCGGGACAAGAAGGTGCCGTTGGGGGAAGCGGGGTGGTGGATAGTAAGGTGTTGGGCAAGCGGGACCAGGGAAAAGGTGAAGTTAAAAGCAAAGTGGACGAGAGGAGAAAACAGGAGAGTGCCAAGGGTGTCAACTGGGCTTCGTTGTACATGAACGTGAGTTTGTTCATGGTGTTATATAGATTATTTTTGATTTATTCTCTTTTTAGAGCGACGCCGTTGCCGCCTCTGTTGCCGATCGGATGGGTATCTCCAAATCCGAGCTTCTCAATGCCGATTCCGGCAACTCTGCTGTAAAGCTCGCTCTTGCCGAAACCACCGTGATTGAAGAAACCAAGAAATATTTCGAAGACGCCGGTATCGTGCTCGAGTCCCTGCAACCCCGTGTCCCTCGCTCTCAAACGACCATCCTCGTGAAAAACATCCCTTATGGCACCTCCATCCAAAGCTTGACCGACCTTTTTGCACCGCACGGTAAACTTACGCGGGTTCTCTTGCCTCCTGCTGGGACTTTGGGTGTAGTCGAGTTTGAGAACCATATGGACGCTGGCAGAGCTTTCAAAGCGCTTGCATACCGCCGTCTGGGGAATGCGGTGCTCTATCTCGAAAAAGGCCCTGTCGGCATGTTTAAATCCGAAACCGCCCCTGGTTCTGGACCCATGAGCACCGAGcaaaagagagaagaagaagctaAAGCCCTCGCTGAAAAAGTGGAATCCCTCCCGGAACAGCCTGACCCCACGGACGAAGCTGGTTCAactctcttcctcaagGGTCTCAACTTCGCCACAACTACCGCTCATCTCCAAACTGTACTCTCTAACATCCCCGGTTTCTCATTTGCGCGTGTGCAGATGAAGCCAGACCCCAAACGACCCGGTGAAAAGCTCTCAATGGGCTATGGATTTGTTGGTTTCAAGACTAAGGAAGCAGCGACGAAGGCGCTCAAGGCTTTGGAAGGGTTTGAAATTGATGGGAAGAATTTGGAAGTTAGGTTTGCTCAACGAGGTGCAGAGGACGATCGGGAGACGAAAAAGGCCGGTGACGCTGAAGGAGGCAAGACAAAGAGTACAAAGGTGCTCGTCAAGAACTTGCCATTTGAAGCTACCAAGAAGGACGTCCGTGAGCTTTTCTCAGCATACGGCCAACTCAAGTCTCTTCGTCTCCCGCGAAAAGCTGTCCCCACCTCGACCGGAGCTCAGTCTACAAGGGGTTTCGCGTTTTtggagtttaccacccaCACAGAGGCTGCGCGAGCGATGGAGGCGCTCAAGCATACACATTTGTTAGGACGACATTTGGTTTTGCAGTGGGCGAATGAGGGTGAGGAAGTGGATGTCAAGGGCTTGAGAGAAAAGGTGAAGGGTGAGGTTAGAGGGATGGAGGGTGGAGGGGAtaggaagaggagaaagtTGGATTTCAAGGGAGGTaaagaggatgagatgGATGGTCTGGAAGTGTAAAACTCGCTAGATTGTTTGTTCGTACCTTTTTTACCTTTCGCTGGTCTAATGCATGCTATGATTAAAATGCAAATGGATTGATTATAATTTGTGGATTACTACAGGAATTTCTATTATATATGAACATAAATTATTGCACCTTGCTCTGCCCAATTGTATAGCAAATCGGGATGATCTTATCGACCCGCAGGATGACGAGAGGTGTTCAAAGGCGATTCGCTACCCTTCTTGCCTTGCTTTCCAGAAGGCCTGGACTCGTTGGGGTTGGCAGGGGACTTGCGGGTGTAGTCTTTCCCAATCTGAGACATAAAAATCCTGTCAGTTTTGACAAATATTGgttttgaagaagaagaaatcTTACCTCCTGTTCAACGCCTTTGGCGGCTGTTTCTGGATTGGCATCTTTGTTGAACGCGGCATTAGAATGAGACACATCGCTCGACTACACAATAAAAGGAGCACTCAGTACACGTAACTCTTTGACTGGGGACGAAACACTTACCCCAGCTTCCGTTCCTTCAGCCTCTTCCGGGTACGCTTCCTCGTCCGTCTTCCTCTCTGCATATCCTCTCTTCTGTATACCGGCCGATCGATAAtatggtgaagaaggatcGTAACCGCGAACGCTCAAGTTGGAGATTGTTCGGGCTCGAAGACGAGGAGGTGCAGCAGTGGAGAATGCGACAGAGGTGGAGGGAATGGTGGCGAGCTCAATTGCTTGTGGGCCCGGGGTGGGGGGGATGATGGGAGtgtggagaaggaggttGAAAGTGCGCTTTGCGGAGAGGAACATGGTTGTATGTAATGTGTGTGATTGAATACAAATCGTAAGGTAACGGGTTGTCGGCTACGTTGAGAAGACGGATGATTAAGAAATATCAACCTTATATATATCGATCCGAAAAGATTTTTGTGGATGATGGAGCCATGGCGCCGGCGGACGTAGCTCGGATATGACGTCATTACGTCATTTTTAATTCACTGGTGGATCATGATCCAAGAAGCAGGGCCTCGGCGCTCGGTCGCCGTCTATCGGACATGGCCCCAAACACTGTATTTATTTTAATTAATTATGTGTGCATGTTCCCCTTTCAATTTCACTTTGTTGCTTCCCTCGTCCGTCGTTCGTTGATACTAATGATATTACTTCCTTTCGTCCATTACTCTCATCCCGTTTGTCGTCTAGGTACATatttctcttcttctatGAAAAAGACCTCATGCCTGCCGGTACCCTCGAATATATGTCGTTCTTTCAGCGCGCCGTCCTCTAATTTCCACCGTGAGGTTGTCTTGGCTTCCCAGAAATGATCACGGTTCATCAAATTTAAGTTTGTCTGTCCATGATCCGGTCGTTTGCAATGATCAGGCGCCAATTTGTTTGATAAAGTGGCTATCGTTATAAAAGAGAACAAGAAGACCGCTGTTCTGGGGGAAAAATCATCATGATTTGTGCAACACCATGCAAGCAAAAAGGAGAGTAATGTGAGAAAGACATATGTATACCCAAAGACCCAATGAATGACTATATCTTATGTAGCCGTCACTGTGCAAAATGCTGTAAGAGTAATTAAAAACTGCCCATACTCTTTtacctcctcctcttcaaaGGCACTCCAGCTCTATTATTCCTCCTCACCTCTCTCGTCCTCTCCAtatccctcttctccatctcctccatcGTCAATTCTACCAATACCGGCCCAAactcttctctctcccACCAATCCCTCCACACACCTACCAACGCTTTCGCTCCCCCCTTCTGATTCACATTCACCCTCGGTTGTGTTGTTCCCTTTTCCCACTTGGCTTGTTCGACAGGGTGGGTAGATGCAAAAAGGTCGAGGTCTAGCGCGTCGCGTTTATGTTTCAGGATTTCTTCAGTGATCGCGCATGTGATGGCTGGGATGGCTTCGCCAGTGAGGCCGAGTTCGGTGCAGTAGTGTTTGGCGAAAAGGGATGGTGGGAGCGGAGAGGAGAGATCCCATTCGATACGGTCACGGAGAAGGTAAGAGTAAATTTGGACGTCGAGCTGATGGCACAGTGCGTTTTAGCTTTTCACTAGGGGgtgaaaaggaaagaggtGGGATGAGAGAAAAACCCACGTTGACGATAATACGGCAATCGGGCTCTGCCCAGTTTCGCTCCTTTTCGtcttttccttccctcttcctctttctcgatctttccttgtcctctttcTGCTCTTGTTCTTGTTCCTGCTCTTGTGCTTCTTCCTGATCctgctcctcttccattcGCTTTTCCTTAGAttcctcatctccatctttATCCCCATCTCCATTTTCAAACGTATCGTCCATCACCCCCTCAACCTCTTCATCACTCCACACCACATCGCTCTCCGTCACGTCTTCATTCGTCACATCAATTTCCGCCGCATTTTGATTCTCTTCAATTTGCTTTTCAATCAAATCCTGAATCCTTTGCGCATAGGGCGAGATTGGAATCCCGATATCTTCGCAAAAGATAATTGAGAACTGGTAAGGAGTGATGAATGGTTCGTTCAGGTTCCACAGAAAACGGTCTCGGATTTTGAGACCTTGTTGGTCAGGATGGGTAGATTGGACATCGAAATCGATGGTTATGGGAATAAGCATCTCGGGCCGTTCGGCTTCTTTTTGCAATTCATCTTCTGACCTGTtgaaaagaagggaaaaaaggGTTTTTCGTCAACCATGATCCCTGACAATTTCTCTTCAACGCAAGGGACGTACTTGTAAACATGTTTGGTTACACCTGCAACCTGGCTTCTCACCCTATCTCCGGGGGTCCTATCACCTAGCCACGTCCATCCCCTGTCCAATTCCTCCATTTTCCTCCTCAATTTCCCTGCTTTCATAGCAGCTTGATGTTCAAGCCCACCCACAACCAACGGCGCCGCACTCTCCCTCCGacttcctcctccagcaATGCGCCTTCGCCGTGAACCGTAATCTATATCATCCGGATCAGAAGCCGGTTCGCCAAaatcatcctcctcttccgAAAAATCTTCATCGTCTGAACCCTTTTCAGCATAGTTTACCACTCTCCCCCTTCTACTTGATCCCACCCCTGCCCCGGTTGCTGCCGAAGCAGCCGTCATGCGTCTAGAGGAGGGGAAGGGGGCGGGCGAATCGAATCGGGGGGTACTCGTTCCACTACCTGACAATCTACCATATCCTGGTGTGTTGATGCCCCCTCCAAAAGGCATTTCCCTATCCAGCTCTGCCAAGAACGCTTTCCTCTCCTTTGGCCCGCCCGACACGCGCTCAGGCTGTATCAGCCCGGTCACCCCAGTCCTCAACCTCGACGGATAAGTTGTGTAGAGCGCCTGGGTTACGGGCTGGGTAGACAGTGACGGATCTGTCGTCTTTTGTCCTGGcggagagagaaagaagggaCATGGTCCGGGAGGGTATGTCTGGGGATGCTGGTATACGGCTGCTTGGTGGGAGAGTACAGGGACTGGGGCTGGAGATGGAGCTGGTCGTGTGGAGGTATAGGAAGTACGGTTTGTGTAGGTGTTTTGTATGGATGGGGTGGATACCCTCGTACGCGTTGAGTACGCCATTTCGTGGATGGAAGGGATGGAGAGGAAAATGAAGATTCCATAGACGGGATTTGAACCAAGAGCAGTTGTTGTCGATTACAGTGTTTATGTGAAGGCTCATTTAACAAAATGATAAGTAGGTGTGGGCGGAGTTTAATGTGGATCTCCGTGAATGTTACTTTTCTCAGCTTAATTAAAGCCACCCATCTCTCACCGTCGGCGTCGTCCATGTCTTTATCGACTCGCTGTGAttttctctcctctttcttttgTCGCTATACAAAATGTTCACAGGTCTCGTAAGTCCATATTACTCCTGTAACATTCGCAGAGGTGCTCATTTTCGTCCCAGATAGAACACACATCTACCATCTCCGCCATCTCTCCCTCTACCTCCACTTCTGGCTTCACACttaccctctcctcctctgcGCCGATCCTTACAGATTGCCATATTGGCGATTCCATCTGTGTCAATGGCGCTTGTCTTACCGTAACCGAATTCGACTCCGATTCCTTCCAGGTTGGGCTCGCGCCCGAGACCCTGAGGCGCACGAATTTAGGGCAAGTAAAAGTGGGCGACAAGGTTAACTGTGAGAGGGCGATGGCTGGGCATACGAGGTTTGGCGGGCATATGGTTCAGGTGAGCAACGCTTTCCTTTTGTTGTTAACGGGAATGGGAGATCTGAGCAGAATCTGGTGAGTATAGGGTCATGTAGACGGTACAGCGACCATCATCTCCAAAGTCCCTGATGGCGACTCTATCCGGTACACATTCCAGCTCCCCGCTGCTACCACCCTTCTCCCATTCATCATAGAAAAGGGATACATCACTATCGACGGCGCATCGCTCACCATCACCCACGTGAATGATGCCGAACGGTCTTTTGGTATCATGCTTATCGCGCATAGTCAAGGAAAATTGACGTTGACAGACAAGAAGGACGAGGATACGGTGAACATCGAAGTGGATTGTGTGGGCAAGTATGTTTTGGGGAGTGTGGAGAGAATAGAGGGGATTGTGGAGAGGATCGTGGAGAGAAAGTTGAAGGAAAAGGGATTATAAAAAATACGTTTCTACAGGTGGATGCATGCAAACGCATCTCCTATTCTATCAAGAAGTCTTTGATCtcatccttcatcttctcccttcccaCCTGGCGTCTCTTCACGCCTTCAGTCACCCAAACGGGCAACAATATAGGCTCATCACCATTCACATCCAAAACAGCCATTTGGGTCCTTGTCTTTGCCTTGGAGACAACCGTCGGAGGAGTTAGTGTTGTTAAGCATGAATAACATAGGAACGGCGCAAGCGTCTCGGTCTCCCCATGCTGATGCTGTTGTTCTTTGCTAATCGTAATGGGTTGCGCTTTAGTCGATAAAGAAGTCAACGCCGTACGGGATTTCCATTCCAGCGCCGAAGGATCCACAGGCCTAATAAGTGATAATTAGCTGCTTGCTCTTTAGCCCCGCCGATCATCACTTACATTTGACAAACAGGACAATATGGCctatcctcctccttcccaGGGAAGACCAATTTCCCTCCCGTCCTATTGATAGTCGATACTGTCGCAGGATGACTAGCTCCCAGTCCCGCGATAAAATTCTCCGTCAACATCTCCAAACTCTTCACCCCTCCTTTCGTCTTCTCCACCGCATGGGGTGGACCTGCAGAATCCCAGTGCCGAGCGTTGTGTGTGAATGAAGAGAGAGAACGAAGATGGCAGTAGATGGCTGCTTCTTTTGCTGTCAAATCCGACATCGGTTTCAGCCATGTAAACCCTTGAGTCTCGCTTTCCTTGCCCTTCGCTTCCGGAGAGGCGATGAGATGTTCGGGAGAAGGCAGAGCCGATCCGAGACGAACAGCTGCCAATTCAAGAGGAAGCTGCCATCCCCTGCCCAACGCTGTACCGCTGATCAACCTCTCTGCCTGCCTTGTTGACGTTTCCCCCATGAGCACATGAGAGATATGGGGCAGGGTGTGAGCAACTGTGGTTAACAGCGAAGAGAGGATGTGGGTGAGGAGTTGTGGGCgagaggatgaagggaGGGAAGTGAGGAGGTTACGCAGATGCGTAAGTGGTGTTGTTGGTGGGAacgaggaggaggaaggagaggaaagtGGGAGGGCATGATCTTTCAGATCCACCGCCCATTGCACCGTGGCCTCTTCCTTGTCATCCTGAATAGGCAACCCAGCCAAAGCCCTTAACCGATTCCTCAACCCTTTATCAAAAACATCCTCCGCCTTCAAACCCACCCACCCCAACCCATTCTCCCTCCCTTCTACCCACTTCTTCACCTCCTCCATCCTCGACCCCTTACGCCGACCTTGACCTTCATCTTGACGTTCAACCTCACCAACCACACTCGAGAAATCAACATAACATACCCAACCCTTCCGCCATACAGgctccttctctccctttGTCTTATCAATCACCCGATCATCACCTTTTCCGATGTACTGCCTTGTCAATAACAGATCCAAAAGAGTCGTAGATCCACAACCTGTCGAGAGGGCAATCAGTGC
This DNA window, taken from Cryptococcus gattii WM276 chromosome C, complete sequence, encodes the following:
- a CDS encoding Hypothetical Protein (Similar to TIGR gene model, INSD accession AAW42570.1), whose translation is MSCGDNDTQEQEQLMPRRRQVRRVDKSICQKCRQTKSMYIIRNVTFCKKCFEAAVFSRFTKSLHPPLKPPTSSKSAASSGYRPPVQPGSALIALSTGCGSTTLLDLLLTRQYIGKGDDRVIDKTKGEKEPVWRKGWVCYVDFSSVVGEVERQDEGQGRRKGSRMEEVKKWVEGRENGLGWVGLKAEDVFDKGLRNRLRALAGLPIQDDKEEATVQWAVDLKDHALPLSSPSSSSFPPTTPLTHLRNLLTSLPSSSRPQLLTHILSSLLTTVAHTLPHISHVLMGETSTRQAERLISGTALGRGWQLPLELAAVRLGSALPSPEHLIASPEAKGKESETQGFTWLKPMSDLTAKEAAIYCHLRSLSSFTHNARHWDSAGPPHAVEKTKGGVKSLEMLTENFIAGLGASHPATVSTINRTGGKLVFPGKEEDRPYCPVCQMPVDPSALEWKSRTALTSLSTKAQPITISKEQQHQHGETETLAPFLCYSCLTTLTPPTVVSKAKTRTQMAVLDVNGDEPILLPVWVTEGVKRRQVGREKMKDEIKDFLIE